ACAACTCCGGAACAAATGCGTTATGCAATTATTCTGGAACGTGGTGCTTACCTCGGTATCGTAATCATGCTTATTACCTATGCTATCTACGCATTAGGTATCCTTACTCCGCATGTTCCAATCGAAGTAGTTACTCAAAACTGGCATCTTGGTGTTAATGAATATCTGAAAGTAACGAACAGTCCTACAGGCTGGGACTGGTTGGCACTTATCGGAACCGGTGACTTCATCAACTTCATCGGCCTTGCGCTGCTCGCAGTTATGACTATCATCTGCTACGCAACGCTCATTATGCCATATTACCGCTGTGGTGATTACATCTACCTTGCAATCGTTATAGCAGAAATTGCAGTTCTCACACTCGCAGCTTCCGGCATCCTCGGAAGTGGCGGACACTAGCCTGCTACGGTTTTATAAAA
The sequence above is drawn from the Halodesulfovibrio sp. genome and encodes:
- a CDS encoding DUF1634 domain-containing protein, giving the protein MTKENVCVTTPEQMRYAIILERGAYLGIVIMLITYAIYALGILTPHVPIEVVTQNWHLGVNEYLKVTNSPTGWDWLALIGTGDFINFIGLALLAVMTIICYATLIMPYYRCGDYIYLAIVIAEIAVLTLAASGILGSGGH